AAATATTAGTTTTTAATGAAGATTTTATACAAAGAAATTTTATTGAAAGTAATTCATGATAATGTCAAGAAAAATTCGCAATTTTCCTTGGGACTGTAAAATAAACTGTGTAAACCACCTAAAGCCCTTAAAACCTTAGCGTGTATATTTTTGCATAATTTCACTGAAAAATATACAAAGCTGAGGATAGATTTCACTCCAGCTTCTGATTTTTGTATTACTCCATTTGTGCTGTACCTCCTGTGTGGCAAGATAAAGAAGCTTAAAAGCTGAATCGATGGTTGGAAAAGAACCCACAGACTTTGTTCTTTTTTTAATATTTGAATTTATCGATTCTATGGGATTTGTCGTATAAATCAGTTTTCTTATAGCTTGGGGATATTTAAAAAATGTAGATAGCTCATTCCAGTTAGATTGCCAAGACTGGGTAATATGGGGATATTTTTGACCCCATTTGTCATTAAAATTTGTAAGAGCAAGCTCTGCTTCTTCTTCGGTTGATGAAGTGTAGATACTCTTTAAATCTTTAGCTACCTCTTTTCTATCTTTCCAAGATACAAATTTTAGGCTATTTCTGATCTGGTGTACAATACATCTTTGAATTTCTGCCTTTGGATAAACTGCCTCTATAGCCTCTTTAAATCCATTTAGTCCGTCTATTGCAAATATCAATACATCTTCAACACCTCTGTTTTTTATCTCATTTAAAAGTGTTAACCACTGTTTAGAACTTTCATTTTCACCTATCCATATACCAAGAATATCTTTTTTCCCTTCAAGAGTTATGCCTAGCATTATATATGCAGCAATATTTTTAACTACTCTATCCACTCTTATTTTTAAAACTGTAGCATCCATAAATATTATCGGATATATTGCCTCTAGCGGACGACTATGCCACTCTTTTGCCTTATCTATTATTGCTTCTGTTATATTGGAAATTGTCTGAATAGAAAGTTCATATCCATATAAATCATCAAGATGGTGTTGAAATCTGTTCACTCATCCCTTTTGCATATAAAGACAAAATTAAATCTTCTGTCCCCTTTATGAGAGTCTGTCGTTTCTTGATAAGCTTTGGTTCGAAGGTAGCGTTTCTGTCTCTTGGTATCTTAACCTCTATATCCCCATATTTGGACTTTAAAGTTTTTTCACTGTATCCATTACGATAATTTGGATTATCTGAAACTTGATGCTTCTCATATCCTAAATGCTCAGTTAACTCTACTTCTGTAGCAGTCTGATAAACCTCTTTTAAAAGACCTTTGAATTCTTCCAAGATCTCATCAATATCTATCCCCTTTCCCTCTTTGATAGCTTTTTTTACCTCTTCTGTATTGATATACCTCATTGTGTAAATCCTTTTTATTCTTTAATTTTATCTAATCTTTTTATAAGGATTTACACAGTTATATTTACACTCCCTTTTCCTTCCCAGCAAGTTGTATTTCATTGGATATCAAGCAGCTTTAAGCTGCGCTTCATAGATTTCCATCACCTCTTGAAGCTTTTGTGGATGAATATAGCTTCTCTCAATCTCCCAGTCTTCAGTGTACTCCATCAAGTATGTGGTAATGAGTCTAATATAGGACTCTCTTGATGGAAAAACAGATACTACTTTAGAGCGTCTTCTAATCTCCTTGTTGATTCTTTCTAACACATTTGTCGAACTTATCCTCCTTTTATCAATTTGCGGGAAGTGATAAAACTGCAGTGAATCTTCTAGTCCTTCTTGAAGCACTTCAATTGCTTCAGGGAACTTTTTGCCATATTCATCGATAATAGCTTGGGCTATAAGATAAGCTTCCTTTTTGCTGTTTTGCAGCCAGATTTGTTTGAGTTTTGCTGCAAATTTCTCTTTTGCTTTAGGTGGAACATGAGCCAGGATATTACGCATAAAATGGACTTTACACCGTTGCCATGATGCGCCAATAAAACTCTCTTTGAAAGCCTTTTGAATCCCTAAATGTACATCACTGATAAGCAATGCTATTTTTTGTAATCCTCTTTCTTTGAGTCTCTCAAAGAAATTTCTCCAAGTTTCATAAGACTCATTGATAAATGGCTCTATGGCTAATACTTCTCTTTTGCCTTCTAGTGTTACACCATAAGCTATCATAATAGCGGTAGATACCACTCTTCCTTCATAGTTTCTCACTTTCTCATACAAAGCATCAACCCAAACGAATGGATACTCTTTTTGCAGCGGTCTGTTTCGAAACTCTTTTACTTGTTCATCTAGCCCTTTATTGATTTGAGATACTTGCGAAGCACTAATATTTTCTATCCCCAACTCTTTGGCCAAACGCTCTATCTTTCTTGTGGATACTCCATTAACGTATGCCTCTTGTACCATTGCAATTAAAGCCTGTTCGCTCCTTTTTCTCTCTGTTATGAAAAATGGAATATAGCCTCCTTTTCTGATCTTTGGAACCATCAGATATACAGTGCCTAGTCTTGTATCGAATCTTCTTGGACGATAACCGCTGAAATAGCTTTTTCTCTCACTATTATGCTCACCTTTTTTAGCTCCAACTTTCATCTCGGACTCTATCTTCATCAACTGTTCCATCATCCATTTCATCATTGATAAAAGTGGATCTTCATCAACTACAAACTGTGTCATTATCTCTTTGAATATTTTTGTTTCATCTATTTTTTTGCTATTATTCCTCATGGATAGGCTTCCTCCTGTTTGCTTTATTCCTCACTGGGAAGTCTATCCAACTCTTTTGAAGATTTCAAAATCTAAAAAAGAGTCTTCAAGTGAAATTGCGAACTTTAGTGTACACTATCAATTTTATTCAAGAATTAATTAAAACTTTGATAAACCTAAATAAAAGAATTATCGTTATTACACAAATGAGGAGGTTTTCGTAAAGATAGTGTACACTACCAATATACTTGAGAATGAACAAGGAAATCAGGAGAAGATCAAAAGTCGTCTCAATATTTCTGGGAAGTAAAATTGCGAACTTTTCTTGACATTATTATATTTGATAATAAATTTTTTCT
This Nitrosophilus labii DNA region includes the following protein-coding sequences:
- a CDS encoding IS256 family transposase is translated as MRNNSKKIDETKIFKEIMTQFVVDEDPLLSMMKWMMEQLMKIESEMKVGAKKGEHNSERKSYFSGYRPRRFDTRLGTVYLMVPKIRKGGYIPFFITERKRSEQALIAMVQEAYVNGVSTRKIERLAKELGIENISASQVSQINKGLDEQVKEFRNRPLQKEYPFVWVDALYEKVRNYEGRVVSTAIMIAYGVTLEGKREVLAIEPFINESYETWRNFFERLKERGLQKIALLISDVHLGIQKAFKESFIGASWQRCKVHFMRNILAHVPPKAKEKFAAKLKQIWLQNSKKEAYLIAQAIIDEYGKKFPEAIEVLQEGLEDSLQFYHFPQIDKRRISSTNVLERINKEIRRRSKVVSVFPSRESYIRLITTYLMEYTEDWEIERSYIHPQKLQEVMEIYEAQLKAA